From Amycolatopsis sp. cg9, one genomic window encodes:
- a CDS encoding serine hydrolase domain-containing protein: protein MAELKVEVDPAEAGFDADRLKRLDAHFDRYVEDGRLPGWLAVVSRHGRVVHIGRGGHRDVEADLPVETDTLWRIFSMTKPITSVAAMMLAEEGLLELDDPISRWLPEFASPRVFVKGSALAPVTEPATSPIRVWHLLTHTAGLTYGFHHGHPVDAIYRAAGFEWGTPPGADLAECSRLWASLPLLFQPGTEWNYSIATDVLGRLVEVVSGLPLDEFFSSRIFTPLGMTDTDFAAPSLSRLAALYVRDPASGRAVRNEAFSRAGTTRPACLSGGGGLVSSAADYRRFTEMLLRGGELDGVRLLSPRTVSLMASNHLPGHVDLEAFGRPLFAEMPFDGHGFGLGFSVLEDPVKARTLSSAGEFAWGGAASTAFWVDPDEDLTVGFYTQLLPSSTYRLRPQLRQLVYQALLD from the coding sequence ATGGCAGAACTCAAGGTGGAAGTCGACCCGGCCGAAGCCGGGTTCGACGCGGACCGGCTGAAGCGGCTCGACGCGCACTTCGACCGGTATGTCGAAGACGGCCGGTTGCCGGGCTGGCTCGCGGTGGTGAGCAGGCACGGCCGCGTCGTGCACATCGGCCGCGGCGGGCACCGCGACGTCGAAGCGGACCTCCCGGTGGAAACCGACACGCTCTGGCGCATCTTCTCGATGACCAAGCCGATCACCTCGGTGGCGGCGATGATGCTCGCCGAGGAAGGCCTGCTGGAGCTGGACGACCCGATTTCGCGCTGGCTGCCGGAGTTCGCTTCACCGCGCGTGTTCGTCAAGGGGTCGGCGCTGGCGCCCGTCACCGAACCGGCGACATCGCCGATCCGCGTGTGGCACCTGCTGACGCACACGGCGGGCCTGACCTACGGCTTCCACCACGGCCACCCGGTGGACGCGATCTACCGGGCGGCGGGCTTCGAGTGGGGGACCCCGCCGGGCGCGGACCTGGCGGAGTGCAGCCGCTTGTGGGCGTCGCTGCCGCTGCTGTTCCAGCCGGGCACGGAATGGAACTACTCGATCGCGACCGACGTGCTCGGACGGCTCGTCGAAGTGGTTTCGGGACTTCCGCTGGACGAGTTCTTTTCGTCGCGGATCTTCACCCCGCTGGGCATGACGGACACGGATTTCGCCGCCCCCTCGCTGTCCCGCCTGGCGGCGCTGTACGTCCGCGATCCGGCTTCGGGCCGCGCCGTGCGCAACGAGGCGTTCAGCCGCGCGGGAACAACCCGCCCAGCCTGCCTTTCCGGCGGCGGCGGCCTGGTGTCCTCGGCGGCGGACTATCGGCGTTTCACGGAAATGCTCCTCCGCGGCGGCGAACTCGACGGCGTCCGGCTGCTGTCCCCGCGGACCGTTTCCCTGATGGCGAGCAACCACCTGCCGGGACACGTGGACCTGGAGGCGTTCGGCCGCCCGCTGTTCGCGGAGATGCCGTTCGACGGCCACGGTTTCGGATTGGGGTTCTCGGTGCTGGAGGACCCGGTGAAGGCGCGGACGCTGTCATCGGCGGGGGAGTTCGCGTGGGGCGGGGCGGCTTCGACGGCGTTCTGGGTGGACCCGGACGAGGATTTGACGGTCGGGTTCTACACGCAGCTGTTGCCGTCGAGCACTTACCGGCTGCGGCCACAGCTGCGGCAGCTGGTTTACCAGGCGCTGCTGGACTGA
- a CDS encoding siderophore-interacting protein, with translation MAEAPRRSGRPAVRLRVLRTERLTPHMIRIVAGGEGIADFTPNEFTDAYVKVLFKVPGVEYPEPFDVQECRATLPREHWPRQRSYTVRAFDPQAGELVIDFVHHGDEGIAGPWAASAQPGDELLLSGPGGAYAPGTEADWHLLAGDESALPAIAASLEALPAGVPAHAVILVESADEEQPLATKADAQITWLHRASGGDVASAVRELPWRDGVVQAFVHGEAGFVRELRRYLLDERGLRRELLSISGYWRVGKNDEAWREEKAAERAREK, from the coding sequence ATGGCTGAAGCACCCCGACGGTCCGGGCGTCCCGCGGTGCGGCTGCGGGTCCTGCGCACCGAGCGGCTGACCCCGCACATGATCCGGATCGTCGCGGGCGGCGAGGGCATCGCCGATTTCACGCCGAACGAGTTCACCGACGCCTACGTGAAGGTGCTGTTCAAGGTGCCCGGCGTCGAGTACCCGGAGCCGTTCGACGTCCAGGAGTGCCGCGCGACGCTGCCGCGGGAGCACTGGCCGCGGCAGCGGTCCTACACCGTCCGGGCGTTCGACCCGCAGGCCGGCGAGCTCGTCATCGACTTCGTCCACCACGGCGACGAGGGCATCGCGGGCCCGTGGGCGGCCTCCGCCCAGCCGGGTGACGAGCTGCTGCTGTCCGGTCCCGGTGGCGCCTACGCGCCGGGCACCGAAGCGGACTGGCACCTGCTGGCGGGCGACGAAAGCGCGTTGCCGGCCATCGCGGCCTCGCTCGAAGCGCTCCCGGCCGGCGTCCCGGCGCACGCCGTGATCCTCGTCGAGAGCGCGGACGAAGAGCAGCCGCTGGCCACCAAGGCGGACGCGCAGATCACCTGGCTGCACCGGGCCTCGGGCGGCGACGTCGCTTCGGCGGTGCGTGAGCTGCCGTGGCGCGACGGCGTCGTGCAGGCGTTCGTGCACGGCGAAGCGGGCTTCGTGCGGGAGCTGCGGCGGTACCTGCTCGACGAGCGCGGCCTGCGGCGCGAGCTGCTGTCGATCTCGGGCTACTGGCGTGTCGGCAAGAACGACGAAGCGTGGCGTGAAGAGAAGGCGGCCGAACGCGCGCGGGAGAAGTAG
- a CDS encoding SgcJ/EcaC family oxidoreductase yields MTTTTAEADVRAVLGKLTQAWNDGDATAYGRLFTEDADYVTFFGANFPGRAGIESSHRALFEGPLKGIKLTGRPGVAAKVRFVRPDVAVAVVGGGSSVTGSDTTDEGRESTVTFVLVQEDGEWLITAFQNTRVSDPRS; encoded by the coding sequence ATGACCACGACCACCGCCGAAGCCGACGTTCGCGCCGTGCTCGGCAAGCTCACCCAGGCCTGGAACGACGGGGACGCGACCGCGTACGGGCGGCTCTTCACCGAAGACGCCGACTACGTGACGTTCTTCGGGGCCAACTTCCCCGGCCGCGCCGGGATCGAGAGCTCGCACCGCGCGCTCTTCGAAGGGCCGCTCAAGGGGATCAAGCTGACCGGGCGACCGGGCGTGGCGGCGAAGGTGCGGTTCGTCCGCCCGGACGTCGCGGTCGCCGTCGTGGGCGGCGGCTCGTCGGTGACCGGTTCGGACACCACGGACGAAGGCCGCGAATCAACCGTCACCTTCGTGCTCGTCCAGGAGGACGGCGAGTGGCTGATCACGGCGTTCCAGAACACGCGCGTCTCGGATCCGCGGTCGTGA
- a CDS encoding TetR/AcrR family transcriptional regulator, with product MEVLAKEGFDAVTMRRVAQELETGPASLYAHVSNKDELAELMLDAVLADVPLPDPDPARWDEQVKDLVRAQIRVMVAHPGIARVAWDIAVPVTPSSLRQGEAMLALLRAGGLELKQATFAGDALSLYAKAYAYEASGWTWGDIDQAETAKRGEQMVAYMRSLPAEAFPNMLRIGEFFSAETAAERLEFALDTYLAGLKVLAAKNA from the coding sequence CTGGAAGTCCTGGCGAAGGAGGGCTTCGACGCGGTCACCATGCGGCGGGTCGCGCAGGAACTCGAGACCGGGCCCGCGTCGCTCTACGCGCACGTCTCCAACAAGGACGAGCTGGCCGAGCTGATGCTCGACGCCGTCCTCGCCGACGTGCCGCTGCCGGACCCGGACCCGGCCCGCTGGGACGAGCAGGTCAAGGACCTCGTCCGCGCGCAGATCCGGGTGATGGTCGCCCACCCCGGGATCGCGCGCGTGGCGTGGGACATCGCCGTGCCGGTCACGCCGAGCTCGCTGCGCCAAGGCGAGGCGATGCTCGCCCTGCTCCGCGCCGGCGGCCTCGAACTCAAGCAGGCGACCTTCGCGGGCGACGCGCTTTCCCTCTACGCGAAGGCGTACGCGTACGAAGCCAGCGGCTGGACCTGGGGCGACATCGACCAAGCCGAGACGGCGAAACGCGGCGAGCAGATGGTGGCCTACATGCGCTCACTGCCCGCCGAGGCGTTCCCGAACATGCTGCGCATCGGCGAGTTCTTCTCCGCCGAAACCGCCGCCGAACGCCTCGAGTTCGCCCTCGACACCTACCTCGCCGGCCTCAAGGTGCTCGCCGCGAAGAACGCTTAG
- a CDS encoding NADP-dependent oxidoreductase: protein MARAIRFDEYGDVEVLRVEDVPRPVPGRGQVLVEVRAAGINPGEASIRRGFLHDRYPATFPSGQGSDFAGVVAELGDGVEEIAVGDEVIGFVDTRSSHADFVVAEAENLTPKPAGLPWEVAGALFVAGTTAYAAVGAVCPREGETVVVSGAAGGVGSLAVQLAKLAGATVIGLAGEANHEWLRELGVVPVSYGEGVLERIREAAPDGVHAFVDTFGSGYVELALHLGIHPGRIDTIIDFEAAGKYNVKTDGNAAGSSAEILRELGLLLDKGLLTLPVARVYPLDEVRAAYRELERRHTRGKIVLRP, encoded by the coding sequence ATGGCGCGCGCGATCAGGTTCGACGAGTACGGCGACGTGGAGGTCCTCCGGGTCGAGGACGTGCCGCGGCCGGTGCCGGGACGGGGGCAGGTGCTCGTCGAGGTGCGCGCCGCCGGGATCAACCCCGGCGAGGCGTCGATCCGGCGCGGCTTCCTGCACGACCGCTACCCGGCGACGTTCCCCTCCGGCCAGGGCAGCGACTTCGCCGGCGTGGTCGCCGAGCTCGGCGACGGCGTCGAGGAGATCGCCGTCGGCGACGAGGTGATCGGGTTCGTCGACACCCGCTCCAGCCACGCCGACTTCGTCGTGGCGGAGGCGGAGAACCTCACCCCGAAGCCCGCCGGCCTGCCGTGGGAAGTCGCCGGCGCGCTCTTCGTCGCCGGGACGACCGCGTACGCGGCGGTGGGCGCGGTGTGCCCGCGCGAGGGGGAGACGGTCGTCGTTTCGGGTGCGGCGGGCGGCGTGGGGTCGCTCGCGGTCCAGCTGGCGAAGCTGGCCGGCGCCACGGTGATCGGCCTCGCGGGCGAGGCGAACCACGAGTGGCTGCGCGAGCTCGGCGTCGTCCCGGTGTCCTACGGCGAAGGCGTTCTCGAGCGGATCCGGGAAGCCGCGCCGGACGGCGTGCACGCGTTCGTCGACACGTTCGGCTCCGGGTACGTGGAACTGGCTCTGCACCTGGGCATCCACCCCGGGCGGATCGACACGATCATCGACTTCGAGGCGGCGGGGAAGTACAACGTCAAGACCGACGGCAACGCGGCCGGTTCGTCGGCCGAAATCCTGCGGGAGCTGGGCTTGTTGCTGGACAAGGGGTTGCTGACCCTGCCTGTGGCCCGCGTCTACCCGCTGGACGAGGTCCGGGCCGCCTACCGCGAGCTGGAACGGCGGCACACGCGCGGCAAGATCGTGCTGCGGCCCTAA
- the hemW gene encoding radical SAM family heme chaperone HemW — MPALRPDPATPIDPALPESALDGLGSRAFGVYVHVPFCATRCGYCDFNTYTAGELDSGSSPQSWLEGLRRELELAARVLVVPPAADTVFVGGGTPSLLGADGLASVLDAVRDVFGLAPGAEVTTESNPESTSPEFFAGIREAGYTRVSLGMQSAAPHVLKILDRVHTPGRPGRAAAEARAAGFDHVNLDVIYGTPGERPDDLLATLDAVLAAGVDHVSAYALIVEEGTALARRVRRGELPAPDDDVLAADYEMIDAALTAAGLRWYEVSNWAASDAARCRHNLGYWRGDDWWGAGPGAHSHVGGVRWWNVKHPARYAALLAGGDSPAGGREVLTDDDQHLERIMLELRVAEGLPLDVLDEPGLAEARAAAAEGLLDPSALDTRGRAVLTDRGRLLADGVVRRLAG; from the coding sequence GTGCCCGCACTGCGTCCCGACCCCGCGACCCCGATCGATCCGGCGTTGCCGGAGAGCGCGCTGGACGGGCTCGGCAGCAGAGCGTTCGGGGTGTACGTGCACGTCCCGTTCTGCGCGACGCGCTGCGGGTACTGCGACTTCAACACCTACACCGCGGGCGAGCTGGACTCCGGCTCGTCGCCGCAGTCCTGGCTCGAAGGGCTGCGGCGCGAGCTGGAGCTGGCCGCGCGCGTGCTGGTCGTGCCGCCGGCCGCCGACACCGTGTTCGTCGGCGGCGGCACCCCGTCGCTGCTCGGCGCCGACGGGCTCGCGTCGGTCCTCGACGCCGTCCGCGACGTCTTCGGGCTCGCGCCGGGCGCCGAGGTGACGACGGAGTCGAACCCGGAGTCGACGTCGCCGGAGTTCTTCGCCGGGATCCGCGAAGCGGGCTACACCCGCGTTTCGCTGGGCATGCAGTCGGCCGCGCCGCACGTGCTGAAGATCCTCGACCGCGTGCACACGCCGGGCCGGCCGGGCCGGGCCGCCGCCGAAGCGCGCGCGGCCGGGTTCGACCACGTGAACCTCGACGTGATCTACGGCACGCCGGGAGAACGCCCGGACGACCTCCTCGCCACCCTCGACGCCGTGCTGGCCGCCGGCGTCGACCACGTGTCGGCGTACGCGTTGATCGTCGAGGAGGGCACCGCGCTGGCGCGCCGCGTGCGCCGCGGCGAGCTGCCCGCCCCGGACGACGACGTGCTGGCCGCGGACTACGAGATGATCGACGCCGCGCTGACGGCGGCGGGGCTGCGCTGGTACGAGGTGTCGAACTGGGCGGCATCGGACGCGGCCCGCTGCCGCCACAACCTCGGCTACTGGCGCGGGGACGACTGGTGGGGCGCCGGCCCGGGCGCGCACAGCCACGTCGGCGGCGTGCGCTGGTGGAACGTCAAGCACCCGGCCCGCTATGCCGCACTGCTCGCCGGCGGCGATTCGCCGGCCGGCGGGCGTGAAGTGCTCACCGACGACGACCAGCACCTCGAGCGGATCATGCTCGAACTCCGCGTCGCCGAAGGGCTGCCGCTCGACGTCCTCGACGAGCCCGGGCTCGCCGAAGCCCGCGCGGCCGCGGCGGAAGGCCTGCTCGACCCGTCCGCTTTGGACACCCGGGGCCGCGCGGTGCTCACCGACCGCGGGCGCCTGCTGGCGGACGGCGTCGTCCGGCGGCTTGCCGGCTGA
- a CDS encoding VOC family protein: MQVKGFGAGYLVDDVAATTRFYADVIGLPVTVELDWFASVNAGAPGYEISFVQRGHASVPEGYRAAETTGVMFGLVVEDAAAEAERLEAAGVELVVPLVDEVYGQRHFYVADPDGVLLDVIEMIPVDPEWAAANLPAS, encoded by the coding sequence ATGCAGGTCAAGGGTTTCGGGGCGGGGTACCTGGTCGACGACGTCGCCGCGACCACCCGCTTCTACGCTGACGTGATCGGGCTGCCGGTCACCGTCGAGCTGGACTGGTTCGCCAGCGTCAACGCCGGTGCGCCCGGCTACGAGATCAGCTTCGTGCAGCGCGGCCACGCTTCGGTGCCGGAGGGCTACCGGGCGGCCGAGACGACGGGGGTGATGTTCGGGCTCGTCGTCGAGGACGCGGCGGCCGAGGCCGAGCGGCTCGAGGCGGCGGGCGTCGAGCTCGTCGTGCCGCTCGTCGACGAGGTCTACGGGCAGCGGCACTTCTACGTCGCGGACCCGGACGGCGTGCTGCTCGACGTCATCGAAATGATCCCCGTCGACCCCGAGTGGGCGGCGGCGAACCTCCCGGCTTCGTAG
- a CDS encoding putative leader peptide yields the protein MRSGLDHIVDTWHAHVVTHAGVFLVARRHVDLVRVASALCAPVR from the coding sequence ATGCGGTCAGGCCTGGACCACATTGTGGACACGTGGCACGCTCACGTCGTGACTCATGCCGGTGTCTTCCTGGTGGCCCGCCGCCACGTCGACCTCGTGCGCGTCGCGAGCGCCCTCTGCGCACCCGTTCGCTGA
- a CDS encoding nitrite/sulfite reductase, which translates to MATPTRQTPARPARAKQKRGEGQWALGYREPLNPNERSKKDDHPLNVRARIENIYAHRGFDAIDPGDLRGRFRWFGLYTQRKPGIDGGRTATLEPEELDDRYFMLRVRLDGGALTTAQLTVLGEISQQYARDTADITDRQNIQYHWIRIEDVPAIWAKLENAGMTTMEACGDSPRVILGSPVAGIAAAEVIDGTPAIDEIKRRYIGKPEFANLPRKFKTAISGQPDVAHEIHDIAFVGVDHPEHGPGFDLWVGGGLSTNPMLGQRLGAWVPLDEVPDVWEGVISIFRDYGYRRLRSRARIKFLVKDWGAEKFRQVLQDEYLKRELIDGPPPADPAVPIDHVGVHPQVDGTFYVGAAPIAGRSSGGTLVAVAKAAERAGSGRVRLTPQQKLVVLDVPEAQVATLSAELSELGLETKPSVWRRGVMACTGLEFCKLAIVETKARAQQLVADLEKSLADIQKDLDTPVSVHLNGCPNSCARIQTADIGLKGQIVTDADGNQVEGFQVHLGGGLGLDAGFGRKLRGHKVTSGELTGYVERVVRNYVAGREPGERFAQWAARAEESALQ; encoded by the coding sequence ATGGCCACGCCCACGCGTCAGACCCCCGCCCGACCCGCGCGCGCGAAGCAGAAGCGCGGTGAAGGGCAGTGGGCGCTCGGTTACCGGGAGCCGCTGAACCCCAACGAGCGGTCGAAGAAGGACGACCACCCGCTCAACGTGCGGGCGCGGATCGAAAACATCTACGCCCACCGGGGATTCGACGCCATCGACCCGGGTGACCTGCGCGGCCGGTTCCGCTGGTTCGGCCTGTACACCCAGCGCAAGCCGGGGATCGACGGCGGCCGCACCGCGACCCTGGAGCCCGAAGAGCTCGACGACCGCTACTTCATGCTGCGGGTCCGGCTCGACGGCGGCGCGCTGACCACCGCGCAGCTGACCGTGCTCGGCGAGATCTCGCAGCAGTACGCGCGCGACACCGCCGACATCACCGACCGGCAGAACATCCAGTACCACTGGATCCGGATCGAGGACGTCCCCGCGATCTGGGCCAAGCTCGAGAACGCCGGCATGACCACGATGGAAGCCTGCGGCGACAGCCCCCGTGTCATCCTCGGCTCGCCGGTCGCGGGCATCGCGGCCGCCGAGGTGATCGACGGGACTCCGGCGATCGACGAGATCAAGCGCCGCTACATCGGCAAGCCGGAGTTCGCCAACCTGCCGCGCAAGTTCAAGACCGCGATCTCCGGCCAGCCGGACGTCGCGCACGAGATCCACGACATCGCGTTCGTCGGCGTGGACCACCCAGAGCACGGGCCGGGCTTCGACCTCTGGGTCGGCGGCGGCCTGTCCACCAACCCGATGCTCGGCCAGCGCCTCGGCGCGTGGGTGCCGCTGGACGAGGTCCCGGACGTCTGGGAAGGCGTCATCTCGATCTTCCGCGACTACGGCTACCGGCGGCTGCGCTCCCGCGCCCGGATCAAGTTCCTGGTCAAGGACTGGGGCGCGGAGAAGTTCCGCCAGGTGCTGCAGGACGAGTACCTCAAGCGCGAGCTGATCGACGGCCCGCCGCCGGCCGACCCCGCCGTCCCGATCGACCACGTCGGGGTGCACCCGCAGGTCGACGGCACCTTCTACGTCGGCGCCGCGCCGATCGCCGGCCGGTCCTCCGGCGGCACGCTGGTCGCCGTCGCCAAGGCGGCCGAGCGCGCCGGGTCGGGCCGCGTGCGGCTCACCCCGCAGCAGAAGCTCGTCGTGCTCGACGTCCCCGAGGCCCAGGTCGCGACGCTCTCGGCCGAGCTGTCCGAGCTGGGGCTGGAGACGAAGCCGTCGGTGTGGCGGCGCGGCGTGATGGCCTGCACCGGGCTGGAGTTCTGCAAGCTCGCCATCGTCGAGACGAAGGCACGCGCGCAGCAGCTCGTCGCGGACCTCGAGAAGTCGCTGGCGGACATCCAGAAGGACCTCGACACGCCGGTGAGCGTGCACCTCAACGGCTGCCCGAACTCCTGTGCGCGGATCCAGACCGCGGACATCGGCCTCAAGGGCCAGATCGTCACCGACGCCGACGGCAACCAGGTCGAGGGCTTCCAGGTGCACCTGGGCGGCGGCCTCGGCCTCGACGCCGGGTTCGGCCGGAAGCTGCGCGGGCACAAGGTGACCTCGGGCGAGCTGACCGGGTACGTCGAGCGGGTCGTGCGCAACTACGTGGCCGGGCGCGAACCCGGCGAACGGTTCGCGCAGTGGGCCGCCCGCGCCGAGGAAAGCGCCCTCCAGTGA
- a CDS encoding Insertion element protein — MTERAAPYYCPYCGDEDLRPEENGGWLCSACRRVFSVKFLGLSLPEVSR, encoded by the coding sequence GTGACCGAGCGAGCGGCTCCGTACTACTGCCCGTACTGCGGTGACGAGGACCTGCGGCCGGAAGAGAACGGCGGGTGGCTGTGTTCTGCCTGTCGCCGGGTCTTCTCGGTCAAGTTCCTCGGCCTGTCCCTCCCGGAGGTTTCCCGATGA
- a CDS encoding phosphoadenylyl-sulfate reductase: MTATADYKTLAERASEELADATADEAIRWTVDTFGDDFIVASNMQDAVLIDLATKVKSDVDVLFLETGYHFPETLGTRDAVQTVYPDVKIVNAQAEQSVAEQDAEYGAKLHDRDATLCCNLRKVVPLRKTLANYSAWITGVRRVDAPTRANTPIVTWDDRNGLVKVNPIAAWTDDEFNGYIREHGILENPLVSIGYLSIGCAPCTARVEPGQDPRSGRWAGQSKTECGLHG, translated from the coding sequence ATGACCGCCACCGCCGACTACAAGACCCTCGCCGAGCGCGCGTCCGAGGAGCTCGCGGACGCCACCGCCGACGAAGCGATCCGCTGGACCGTCGACACGTTCGGCGACGACTTCATCGTCGCGTCCAACATGCAGGACGCCGTGCTCATCGACCTCGCCACGAAGGTGAAGTCCGATGTGGACGTGCTCTTCCTCGAAACCGGCTACCACTTCCCGGAGACCCTCGGCACGCGCGATGCCGTGCAGACGGTCTACCCGGACGTGAAGATCGTGAACGCCCAGGCCGAGCAGAGCGTGGCCGAGCAGGACGCGGAGTACGGCGCGAAGCTGCACGACCGCGACGCCACGCTGTGCTGCAACCTGCGCAAGGTCGTGCCGCTGCGCAAGACGCTGGCGAACTACTCGGCGTGGATCACCGGCGTCCGCCGGGTCGACGCGCCGACCCGCGCGAACACCCCGATCGTCACCTGGGACGACCGCAACGGCCTGGTGAAGGTCAACCCGATCGCGGCGTGGACCGACGACGAGTTCAACGGCTACATCCGCGAGCACGGGATCCTGGAGAACCCGCTCGTTTCGATCGGCTACCTCTCGATCGGGTGCGCGCCCTGCACGGCTCGCGTGGAGCCGGGCCAGGACCCGCGCAGCGGGCGCTGGGCGGGTCAGTCGAAGACCGAGTGCGGACTGCACGGCTGA
- the cysD gene encoding sulfate adenylyltransferase subunit CysD, which translates to MTTLEPATDAAQDNLAALESEAIHIFREVAGEFDRPVILFSGGKDSTLLLHLAIKAFWPAPVPFPLLHVDTGHNFDEVIEFRDRVVERHGLRLVVAKVQDWIDDGRLEERSDGMRNPLQTTPLLDTIAENKFDAVFGGGRRDEERARAKERIFSLRNAFGQWEPRRQRPELWNLYNGRHRPGEQVRVFPLSNWTEADVWNYIAREKVELPSIYYAHRREVYLRDGMLLAEGPWGGPRPGEEVRELTVRYRTVGDGSCTGAIESDAATVEDVIAEVSASRLTERGATRADDRMSEAAMEDRKREGYF; encoded by the coding sequence ATGACGACTCTGGAGCCCGCCACCGACGCGGCACAGGACAACCTGGCCGCTCTCGAATCCGAGGCCATCCACATCTTCCGCGAAGTGGCGGGCGAGTTCGACCGGCCGGTGATCCTCTTCTCCGGCGGCAAGGACTCGACGCTGCTGCTGCACCTGGCGATCAAGGCGTTCTGGCCGGCGCCGGTGCCGTTCCCGCTGCTGCACGTGGACACCGGGCACAACTTCGACGAGGTCATCGAGTTCCGCGACCGCGTCGTCGAGCGGCACGGGCTGCGCCTGGTCGTCGCGAAGGTCCAGGACTGGATCGACGACGGGCGCCTCGAAGAGCGCTCCGACGGGATGCGCAACCCGCTGCAGACCACGCCGCTGCTCGACACCATCGCCGAGAACAAGTTCGACGCCGTCTTCGGCGGCGGCCGCCGCGACGAGGAGCGTGCCCGGGCGAAGGAGCGGATCTTCAGCCTGCGCAACGCCTTCGGCCAGTGGGAGCCGCGGCGGCAGCGGCCCGAGCTGTGGAACCTCTACAACGGCAGGCACCGCCCCGGCGAGCAGGTGCGCGTCTTCCCGCTGTCCAACTGGACCGAGGCCGACGTCTGGAACTACATCGCCCGCGAGAAGGTCGAGCTGCCGTCGATCTACTACGCGCACCGGCGCGAGGTCTACCTGCGCGACGGGATGCTGCTGGCCGAAGGCCCGTGGGGCGGTCCCCGTCCCGGCGAAGAGGTGCGCGAGCTGACCGTGCGGTACCGGACCGTCGGCGACGGCTCGTGCACCGGCGCGATCGAGTCCGACGCCGCCACCGTCGAAGACGTCATCGCCGAGGTGTCCGCGTCGCGGCTCACCGAGCGCGGCGCGACCCGCGCCGACGACCGGATGTCCGAAGCGGCCATGGAAGACCGCAAGCGTGAGGGGTACTTCTGA
- a CDS encoding sulfate adenylyltransferase subunit 1 → MSSLLRLATAGSVDDGKSTLVGRLLYDTKSVLADQLDAVTRASVDKGLSTPDLSLLVDGLRSEREQGITIDVAYRYFATPKRSFVLADTPGHVQYTRNTVTGASTAQLAVLLVDARKGVIEQTRRHAAVLALLGVPQLVLAVNKIDLVDYDEATFTVIAEEFAEHAESLGYARGSVLAIPVSALEGDNVASRSERTPWYSGPSLLEHLEDVPVAPDPHDSALRFPVQYVIRPRTAEYLDYRGYAGQIAAGTVRPGDEIVVLPQGIRSRVERIDTADGPLAEAGAGTSVTLLLTDDIDISRGDLIAAAEAPPKVTDEITGTLCWLSSKPLKPGARVLVKHGTRTVQALVDELHARFDEQTLSSVDGPATLELNDIGRVTLRLAEELGVDDYGVSPRTGAFLVIDPKDGDTLAAGLVGERFS, encoded by the coding sequence ATGAGCTCGCTGTTGCGCCTGGCCACGGCCGGGAGCGTCGACGACGGCAAGTCCACCCTGGTCGGCAGGCTGCTGTACGACACGAAGTCGGTGCTCGCCGACCAGCTCGACGCCGTCACCCGCGCGTCCGTCGACAAGGGACTGTCCACTCCGGACTTGTCGCTGCTCGTCGACGGGCTGCGCTCGGAGCGCGAGCAGGGCATCACCATCGACGTCGCCTACCGGTACTTCGCCACGCCGAAGCGGTCGTTCGTGCTGGCCGACACGCCGGGGCACGTGCAGTACACGCGCAACACGGTGACCGGCGCGTCCACCGCGCAGCTGGCGGTGCTGCTGGTCGACGCGCGCAAGGGCGTGATCGAGCAGACCCGGCGGCACGCGGCCGTGCTGGCCCTGCTGGGCGTGCCGCAGCTGGTGCTGGCGGTGAACAAGATCGACCTGGTCGACTACGACGAGGCGACCTTCACGGTGATCGCCGAGGAGTTCGCCGAGCACGCCGAGTCGCTGGGCTACGCGCGCGGCTCGGTGCTCGCGATCCCCGTTTCGGCGCTGGAGGGCGACAACGTCGCCAGCCGGTCGGAGCGGACGCCGTGGTACAGCGGCCCGAGCCTGCTGGAGCACCTGGAGGACGTGCCGGTCGCCCCCGACCCGCACGACTCCGCGCTGCGGTTCCCGGTGCAGTACGTGATCCGCCCGCGCACGGCGGAGTACCTGGACTACCGCGGCTACGCGGGCCAGATCGCCGCGGGCACGGTCCGCCCGGGCGACGAGATCGTCGTGCTGCCGCAGGGCATCCGCAGCCGCGTCGAACGCATCGACACCGCCGACGGCCCGCTCGCGGAGGCCGGCGCCGGGACGTCGGTGACACTGCTGCTGACCGACGACATCGACATCTCCCGCGGCGACCTGATCGCGGCCGCGGAAGCGCCGCCGAAGGTCACCGACGAGATCACCGGCACGCTGTGCTGGCTGTCGTCGAAGCCGCTGAAGCCGGGCGCGCGCGTCCTGGTCAAGCACGGCACCCGCACGGTGCAGGCGCTGGTCGACGAGCTGCACGCGCGGTTCGACGAGCAGACGTTGTCCAGTGTGGACGGCCCGGCCACGCTGGAGCTCAACGACATCGGCCGCGTCACGCTGCGGCTGGCCGAGGAGCTGGGGGTCGACGACTACGGCGTCAGCCCGCGCACCGGCGCGTTCCTGGTGATCGACCCGAAGGACGGCGACACGCTGGCCGCCGGCCTGGTGGGCGAGCGCTTCTCGTGA